The segment CCAAGCCAAGCGGCCGTCCGGAGCCACGATGAAACACCAGCGGACGCTGCTGCTCCGATGGCTGTCCCACAAGAGCACGAACTCACCAGCGGTGGTGAGCGCGTCGATCGCTTCGACGGAGGTGAAGAAGGGCTCTTCCTGTGGCGTGGCTGCGTCGAGCTTGATTTGAGTCACGCGTGCATCGCCGTAGGCGACGTAGACGCGATGCGTGGCCGGCGAATATGCCACATGATTCGGCCAGCCCTGCAGCGGGAGGCTCGTCAGGAAAAGGCGCTCGGTCGTAGACCACCGGAAGAGCTGCCGGTGCAGTTTGCTGAGCAGGTGGATCACGCCGTTTTTGTCACGAAACACGTCGTCCGGCGTGAAATTCAGCGTTTGCGGGTCCAGCGCGGCGGCGGACGCCGGAGGCTGCGCGAGCGAGAGTGGCACTCGGAGTCGACTGATGGAGCCATCGGCGCCGGTGGTGCCGAAGATCACGGCTTCGTCGCCGCGTACGAACAGCCGGCCGCCGGCGAAGCCAGAGGCATACCGGCGCTGTTCGACGTAACTCCGATAAATATGCACGGTGCTCCCGCGCAACACGACGGGATCGCCGCTTTCGGTGAAGGAGATGTCGTCGAAGCCACCGCCCAGCGATCCGGCGAAACGAAGGTCGGAGCTCTGGTAGACAATGCCGGAATTATCGACGAAATGCTCGTGATCGGGATATACCGTGAAGCGGTTGCCGGCGGGAAAATCGATATAGTACGGTCCCCGTTCCGGCCCGCGCAGTGAGCCGTCCGAACGGATGTCCAGATAAAGGAAGCTCGAAGGTTCACTGGAGCTGCGCGTGAGGATACGGTTTTGCTCCGGCAGCGCCACGACTTCGCTCCAGCGATCCCAGACCCACGTCTGCGCGACGGTTTTCACGCCGTCGCTCAGTCGCACCAGCGTCAGCCGGGAATCGTCATCGGGCAGCGCTTCGTAGGCAACGAGCGCGTCGTTGAGTTTGTCCAATCCGACCACGTCCGAAGCGAATTCGGTGCTGAACGCGGCCGCGCCGGTGCCGTCGAGATGGAGTCGGTCCAGCGTCTTGCCGCGCGAGACGTAGAGTGCGTCGGCTGTGACGAGCATCGCGTGGGGTTCAGAGGCCAATGGCAGCGCCGGCAGCCAGGTGTCCGTGGCGAGATCAAAGCGTTCGATCCGACCTGGGTTGTTGCGCAGAAAATACACCACGTCGCCCTGACGCTGCACCTGCGCCCACTGCGAGGCGGAAGCTGGCGCGAGAACGGTGATCCGGGCGACCTGGCTGGGTGTCGAACCGGTGCGGTTGGTGGTGACGAGAAAATAGTCGCCGGCGTCGGCGGGCGTGAGATCACGCCAGTGCAGCGAGAGGGTTCGCGCCCGGGCGATCGGCTGTCCATCCTTGAACCACTGGTAGGTGATGTCGGGTTCGGCGCGCCACAGGTCCCATCCGAGGCTGGCCGACCGACCGAGCGGCACCGAGATGCTCTTGAGATCCCGCATTCCCGGTGCGAGCGGTGGGAGCACGGTCACTGTCGCCGACTGACTGCTCACAATGCCGGCGCCGTTGCGGACTTCCAGACGATAGGTGCCGGCCTCATCGGCGGAAACTGTTTGTAGCGACAATTCCGGATAGGTGCCGTAAAGAACGGGGACGTCGTTGCAATACCACTGGTAGGTCAACGGCGGGCTGCCCGACGCCGCGGCGGCGAACCGCGCCCACTCGCCCTCGGGAACCTCGACGCTCGCTGGCTGCAGCGTGAACGACGGCAGGACGGCCGGCTTGATCGTGACGACGGCGGCCGAGCTCGTCGCTTCGCCGTACGTGTTCTTCACGACAACCGTATAACTCCCGGCGTCGGACAACCTCGCTGCGCTCACCTGGACCCAATGCTCCGGGTGATTGCTCAGCGGCACTCCGTCTTTGAACCATTGGTAGGTCAACGGAGCCGGACCACTGGCCGTCACCGTGAGCATAAATCCCTCGCCCGCGAAAACGGTCTGACTCTGGGGCTGCATCTGGATCGTCACGGGTGAAGCCGGCGTCACCTGCAGCGTCGCCTGCCGCGACGTGGCGGTGCCGGCGGGATTGGACACGGTGGCGTGGTATCGCCCCGCATCGCTTAGCTGCGCAACGTCGATCTGAAACGTGTCCGCCGTCGCGCCCGGGATTGGAGTGTCGTCCTTGAACCACTCATAGCGGAGCGGAGGCGATCCGCTGCGCAGTCGCACTCGGAAAGAAACGGTCGAGTACTGTGCCGCAGTGGTATCGGCGGGGCCGACCGCCGAAATCACGATCGCGATGGCGGGCATTACGCTCAAGCTCGCCGTCGGGCTGGTCACAGACCCGAGCGCGTTGGTGACCACCACCGAGTAGGATCCGGCGTCCGCGAGCGCCACCGCGCCGATCCGCAGACTCTCGGCTGTCGCGCCCGGAAGGTCCTGTCCGTCTTTGCGCCATTGGTACGTGACGGGGCGGCTGCCCGTGGCGCTGCAGATGAACTCGACTGCTTCGCCGACGTAGCGATCCGCGGGAACTCCCAACATCGTGATTACCGGCGGCGCCGGCGGTTTCACGCTCAGCTGCAGTTCCGGCGTGCCAGAGCCTTCCGTCGTGGTGATCACGACGCTGTACTTCCCGGCATCAGCGACCGTCGCCGCGGAGATTGAGTAAGTCGACGTCGTCGCGCTGGCAATGGGCACGGAGTTCTTGCGCCACTGATAGCTCACACCGGTGTCGGGGGGTGTTGGCGTGAGGGTGAAGATCACCTCTTCGCCACTCTCGACGGACCAGGGCCCGCTGATGGAGTACGGCAAAACCGGCGGTGGTGGCGGCGGCGGAGTTGGTGGCACATCCGGGGCTACTAGGGACATTGTCTTCGTCCACGCACCGGTGGACATAGGTGCCGCGGCGGCAATAAATCCAAAACCGAGGCCGAGGGCGAAACGCATCACGGCGGACAGCGGTCGTTTCGGATCAAAACAGAAGCGATGGAAGCCTGGCACGCGAGTGACCGAAGCATGGTGGCGTCGCGCTCGCCACGCCAGCGAATCTTGAAATGCGATTGCAGTTCAATCTTCCGAGCCAAATACGAACGATACTTTGAGGGCGTAGCTCGAGGGCTCAGCGCCGGGTAGAAAAGCCCAACTGGGAGCCGATCGGCGCGATGAACGCTTGGGGCTCGCGCGCGACGAGCACAGCGGGTGGACTCGGCGTGATGAAGCCCCGGCTGATTTTCGTCTCGTTGGTCACGATGCTGGCGATTGCCGGGTGTGATCGGAACGAGTCTCAGCCCCCGCCGGCGGTGGACGATCTCGCGCTCGAACGTCGCGTGCAGGCGTTTGGGCAGACCGCCACGGCGGCGGATATCGCCTGGCGCTCGAGCGGCCTGGGGATCCGCATCATCACGCCAGGCGAGGGGAGCGCTCCGAAGATGACGGACGTGGTACGCGTGCACTACACCGGCCGGTTGAAGGACGGCACGGTGTTCGACGACTCGCGTGCGCGAGGAAAACCGCAGGATTTCGTGGTGAACCGGCTGATCACCGGTTGGGCCGCCGCAATGTCGTCGCTCCAACCCGGCGGTCGCGCGGAGATTTTCATTCCGCCGAAGCTCGGCTACGGCGGTATGAAAGTGGCGGGGGTGCCACCGAACTCCGGACTGATCTTCGATGTCGAGTTGCTCGCGGTGAACCCGTAGCGCGCAGCACTCTGATCGCGAGGCGCCGACCTGACCGAAACCGGCCGCGGATTCGCGCTGGGATCGGGAGCGGGGCGACTGGCGCGGCGGCACGTCGGGAGCGAAACCCGCGCCGCCGGCTACGCCGCCGCGTAGAG is part of the Opitutus terrae PB90-1 genome and harbors:
- a CDS encoding immunoglobulin domain-containing protein, which produces MPYSISGPWSVESGEEVIFTLTPTPPDTGVSYQWRKNSVPIASATTSTYSISAATVADAGKYSVVITTTEGSGTPELQLSVKPPAPPVITMLGVPADRYVGEAVEFICSATGSRPVTYQWRKDGQDLPGATAESLRIGAVALADAGSYSVVVTNALGSVTSPTASLSVMPAIAIVISAVGPADTTAAQYSTVSFRVRLRSGSPPLRYEWFKDDTPIPGATADTFQIDVAQLSDAGRYHATVSNPAGTATSRQATLQVTPASPVTIQMQPQSQTVFAGEGFMLTVTASGPAPLTYQWFKDGVPLSNHPEHWVQVSAARLSDAGSYTVVVKNTYGEATSSAAVVTIKPAVLPSFTLQPASVEVPEGEWARFAAAASGSPPLTYQWYCNDVPVLYGTYPELSLQTVSADEAGTYRLEVRNGAGIVSSQSATVTVLPPLAPGMRDLKSISVPLGRSASLGWDLWRAEPDITYQWFKDGQPIARARTLSLHWRDLTPADAGDYFLVTTNRTGSTPSQVARITVLAPASASQWAQVQRQGDVVYFLRNNPGRIERFDLATDTWLPALPLASEPHAMLVTADALYVSRGKTLDRLHLDGTGAAAFSTEFASDVVGLDKLNDALVAYEALPDDDSRLTLVRLSDGVKTVAQTWVWDRWSEVVALPEQNRILTRSSSEPSSFLYLDIRSDGSLRGPERGPYYIDFPAGNRFTVYPDHEHFVDNSGIVYQSSDLRFAGSLGGGFDDISFTESGDPVVLRGSTVHIYRSYVEQRRYASGFAGGRLFVRGDEAVIFGTTGADGSISRLRVPLSLAQPPASAAALDPQTLNFTPDDVFRDKNGVIHLLSKLHRQLFRWSTTERLFLTSLPLQGWPNHVAYSPATHRVYVAYGDARVTQIKLDAATPQEEPFFTSVEAIDALTTAGEFVLLWDSHRSSSVRWCFIVAPDGRLAWAERFGNPSRHYEWNPVNRRLYHFRDWVSPNDLGYTAISTTGAIAAQKDSPYHGDEQLTPRYPIRLTPDGAAVLIGTGRFYDADTLALINGRELGNRIDDAVWVDGRLFTARALATGVQVQRWNDATGTLERSVTVPGKVARLFAHGTNQLLVVASRPESVPTFLFFDLDLATLATPARPVALADQPASQAVGLGQSATLRVVTAANTGAATYTWLKNGAPIGGATAPELTLADFQPRDAGIYTARVAIADGSAESVPFILGPTPRAKATGTASEVGPNIVHPNGNTYDQVLLTGGAASVCADPDQILRISFVDLSGDIVQVEYSGAGTLSVVMDYPSEPAPAVNYVQPGVNYVRGHANIIVTGADETSHLSIFTVGRVTAVNPSLFRYDVDYDGVADIAAIAIHSRNGRFGSLRAANAWCFATRGVTGLFAPGVQFTGPVYLGDISAIDAATPHLSLASTPDLRVAGGSLAQINGAAVRVSELVPCAFTDGTTSHGWTLPAMTNQARFEKDGLDVTSLIVPP
- a CDS encoding FKBP-type peptidyl-prolyl cis-trans isomerase, which gives rise to MNAWGSRATSTAGGLGVMKPRLIFVSLVTMLAIAGCDRNESQPPPAVDDLALERRVQAFGQTATAADIAWRSSGLGIRIITPGEGSAPKMTDVVRVHYTGRLKDGTVFDDSRARGKPQDFVVNRLITGWAAAMSSLQPGGRAEIFIPPKLGYGGMKVAGVPPNSGLIFDVELLAVNP